One Gloeothece verrucosa PCC 7822 DNA window includes the following coding sequences:
- a CDS encoding YbhB/YbcL family Raf kinase inhibitor-like protein, whose translation MKRRVFLQKKVFSALGLFLFACNSNSSNSALSSTNKMKLESTAFRANELIPSLYTCDGQDISPALSWDEPPAGTKSLALICDDPDAPFKTWVHWVVYNLPPTSRSLPENVPSGDALPNGGVQGINDFKKVAYGGPCPPKGTHRYFFKLYALDTLLDLKAKATKAQLEAAMAGHVLASAELIGIYRRS comes from the coding sequence ATGAAGCGACGAGTTTTCCTACAAAAAAAGGTCTTTAGCGCACTAGGATTGTTTTTGTTTGCCTGTAACTCTAATTCTTCTAATTCTGCCCTCTCCTCGACAAACAAAATGAAATTAGAAAGTACCGCCTTTAGGGCTAACGAACTGATTCCGTCCCTATATACTTGCGATGGTCAGGATATCTCTCCTGCACTGTCTTGGGATGAACCACCAGCAGGCACAAAAAGCCTGGCTTTAATCTGCGATGACCCAGATGCACCCTTTAAAACTTGGGTTCACTGGGTTGTCTATAATTTACCCCCAACTAGCCGCTCTTTGCCTGAAAATGTCCCTTCAGGGGATGCTTTACCCAATGGAGGAGTTCAGGGAATTAATGATTTCAAAAAAGTTGCCTATGGGGGGCCCTGTCCGCCAAAAGGCACTCACCGCTATTTCTTCAAGCTTTACGCTCTCGATACCTTGCTAGACCTGAAAGCCAAAGCTACCAAAGCGCAATTAGAAGCGGCTATGGCTGGTCATGTGCTGGCATCTGCCGAATTAATAGGTATTTATCGTCGTTCCTAA
- a CDS encoding PEP-CTERM sorting domain-containing protein, which produces MMNIISKSSFFVSTGMALLAVSAFGSQASAATLPLGGWSILGSGSQSGNSLFLSTDGGVNTIDAESFLGLSSGTISSIGDNPTTGSVAATTITANANDQIQFKWIFDAGDYLPYNDFAFYSVVESSSEGYLLSNVSLVGDYGEGSGIATYTFNTPGTYLIGVGVFNSLDSALQSSLAIEPVPEPLTMLGAATAISLGASFKRTLAKKQEKEKSNKA; this is translated from the coding sequence ATGATGAATATAATTAGCAAATCTTCTTTTTTTGTGTCCACTGGAATGGCATTACTCGCTGTTAGTGCTTTTGGCTCTCAAGCCAGTGCAGCAACCCTTCCTTTAGGAGGTTGGAGCATTTTAGGATCGGGATCTCAAAGTGGTAATAGCCTCTTTTTGTCCACTGACGGAGGGGTGAATACTATTGATGCTGAAAGCTTTCTCGGCTTATCTTCCGGAACAATAAGTAGTATCGGTGATAATCCTACTACTGGTTCTGTTGCCGCAACAACAATTACAGCGAACGCCAATGATCAAATTCAATTTAAATGGATCTTTGATGCTGGCGATTATTTGCCTTATAACGATTTTGCGTTTTATAGCGTAGTAGAAAGCTCTTCTGAGGGATATCTTTTATCGAATGTCTCTCTGGTTGGTGATTATGGAGAAGGAAGCGGCATTGCCACCTATACTTTCAACACCCCTGGAACTTACTTAATAGGTGTTGGTGTGTTCAACAGTCTAGATAGCGCCTTGCAAAGTTCTCTAGCGATAGAACCGGTGCCTGAACCCTTAACCATGTTGGGGGCGGCTACAGCGATAAGCTTAGGAGCTAGCTTCAAGCGCACGCTGGCTAAAAAACAAGAGAAAGAAAAGTCCAACAAGGCGTAG
- a CDS encoding DUF3592 domain-containing protein, translating to MNQHNKLFSIVGSVFGLLGLGMLFGSWLSFSGTQDFLKNSVSSVGTVIDLRVKSSYDHDGGSIYYPRVSFQTEKAEKIDFESNFGTNPPAYKVGQQVPVLYHPDNPDQAQIKSFWSLWFVSILLLGMGGIFTVVGLSLLLSLKLQKQQSSLLAKGQQLLTHFAGVQLNTAIAVNGNHPYQIISQWLNPVTNEVHVFYSEPIWFNPEEFIESQDILVYVDSSDFNNYYMDISFLPQMARSSSLV from the coding sequence ATGAATCAGCACAATAAACTTTTTAGTATAGTTGGGAGTGTCTTCGGTCTATTAGGACTGGGAATGTTATTTGGCAGTTGGCTTTCCTTTAGTGGTACTCAGGATTTTTTAAAAAATTCAGTCTCTTCCGTTGGTACTGTCATTGATCTAAGAGTAAAATCCTCTTATGATCATGATGGCGGAAGTATTTATTATCCTAGGGTCAGCTTTCAAACTGAAAAAGCAGAAAAAATTGATTTTGAGTCCAATTTTGGCACTAATCCTCCGGCTTATAAAGTTGGGCAACAAGTCCCTGTTCTTTATCATCCGGATAATCCTGACCAAGCTCAAATTAAGTCTTTTTGGTCCCTGTGGTTCGTATCTATCCTTTTACTAGGAATGGGAGGAATTTTTACAGTGGTAGGCTTGAGTCTGTTGTTATCGCTTAAGCTTCAGAAACAGCAATCTTCGCTGCTGGCCAAAGGACAACAATTGCTGACCCACTTTGCCGGGGTTCAATTAAACACAGCTATAGCTGTTAATGGAAACCATCCTTATCAAATTATTTCTCAGTGGTTAAATCCAGTCACTAACGAAGTTCATGTTTTTTATAGTGAGCCGATTTGGTTCAATCCCGAAGAATTTATCGAGTCTCAAGACATTTTAGTTTATGTAGATTCGAGCGATTTCAATAACTATTATATGGATATTTCTTTTTTACCTCAAATGGCACGTTCATCATCTTTAGTTTAA
- a CDS encoding rhodanese-like domain-containing protein codes for MDIADNISKLKEKLPNVTPTPPDLHPQATAHELKSRLKLGEQALTIIDVRDHDSYRYGHIQGAMNVDQGDLEQFAKSSLEPNRDIYIYGASDEETAEAANSLRQAGYSRVAELQGGLKAWQEIYGAMEGIDSEKPPSEGDYNVKSRLEQFKDERDKENQMK; via the coding sequence ATGGATATAGCAGATAACATTAGTAAACTCAAAGAAAAGCTACCTAACGTAACTCCTACTCCTCCTGATTTACATCCTCAAGCTACCGCTCATGAACTCAAGTCTCGCCTGAAATTAGGAGAGCAAGCACTAACAATTATTGACGTGCGGGATCATGATAGTTATCGGTATGGCCACATTCAGGGAGCTATGAATGTCGATCAAGGAGATTTGGAACAATTCGCTAAATCTAGTTTAGAACCCAATCGCGATATTTATATTTATGGGGCTAGTGATGAGGAAACAGCCGAAGCCGCTAACAGTCTTAGACAAGCCGGTTATAGCCGAGTCGCTGAACTTCAAGGCGGACTAAAAGCTTGGCAAGAAATTTATGGCGCTATGGAAGGAATTGACTCCGAAAAACCCCCAAGCGAAGGAGATTATAATGTTAAATCTCGCTTAGAACAGTTCAAGGACGAAAGAGATAAAGAGAACCAAATGAAATAA
- a CDS encoding PEP-CTERM sorting domain-containing protein (PEP-CTERM proteins occur, often in large numbers, in the proteomes of bacteria that also encode an exosortase, a predicted intramembrane cysteine proteinase. The presence of a PEP-CTERM domain at a protein's C-terminus predicts cleavage within the sorting domain, followed by covalent anchoring to some some component of the (usually Gram-negative) cell surface. Many PEP-CTERM proteins exhibit an unusual sequence composition that includes large numbers of potential glycosylation sites. Expression of one such protein has been shown restore the ability of a bacterium to form floc, a type of biofilm.), which yields MYDFSTSMASSDPISFAELIFKINNQQIGSNFTASTTTINKNTNFQGNDLTVDDISLTAVKTLPEPSMIVGLGVITGLGWLILRKNCGTF from the coding sequence ATGTATGATTTTTCAACATCGATGGCTTCTAGCGATCCTATCTCTTTTGCGGAGTTAATTTTCAAAATTAATAATCAGCAGATAGGTTCAAATTTTACCGCCTCGACAACGACTATTAATAAAAATACTAATTTTCAGGGAAATGATTTGACTGTTGATGATATTTCCTTGACGGCTGTGAAGACTCTTCCCGAACCGTCGATGATAGTCGGTTTAGGAGTAATAACAGGACTAGGGTGGCTGATTCTACGTAAGAATTGTGGTACTTTTTAA